The Cytobacillus oceanisediminis genomic interval TCAAGTTAAGGTCGAGGATATAAAAGAAGATAATGGTCATGCCTTTTTCCACTTTTATGACCCAAATGGTAATAAACTTCAAGTACACTGGTAAGATTATAATAAATAAATTACCTTATTTCATTAACGGGTGCTTTAACAGAATAAGAACGGGAACGTCCAAATCAGACGTTCCCATATTTTTTGCCTGAAAAACAACAATACTATTTAACAAAGCCTTTCTTTTTAAACAAACAGGGCAGGTTTATTCACTAAGAATCTATGCTGTTATATCACATTAGACTATTGTTGCGTAACAAGAATCTTCACTTTTAAATAACTTTGCTAAAGAATGTACTTAAGTTAACGGCAGATAATTGAAGAAGTTTTTGGAAGTAATTATAAGGTTAATTATAAAAATAACACACTACTTTTATGTTAGTATTTTATTAAAATAGTCCCGACCAAATTGAATAGGTAGGGACTATTTTACTTACAAGAGGCTTTGATAATGTTAATGAACTCTGTGCAGCCAAAATACTTTCAAGCTTGTGTTCATTTGTACAAGCTAAATTGAATTTCCTAAGCTGCTTTATCTTGAAGTAGTAATGGGACACGTTCCACTAGGCTTAGGGCGTCTAACCAATTCCCCTCCGCAATTGGGACAAATATAATTCATATTTTCTGTGCAAGGTTCACAAAAAGTACATTCGTGAGTACAAATATAAGCAATGGTTTCTATTGAGCTGCTTTGTTCACAAGCTTCACAAGACTTTCTCATTTCTAATGCCATTTATTACTCTCCTTTGTTAAGTTCTTTTTTACTTACCACACAACAAAATTTTCCAATTTAACTTTATAACATTGCTAATATTTCTTCTGTTTTTTTAATAATTGCAAATTCTTCATGCAGATTTGCTAAAGTCATCTCATGTATTTTTTCTGCATTAAATGTTTTCCCATTGAAACTCTGCCTATCAAAAGTTGCCGTCGCATCTGAAACTAAAAAAGGATTAAAGCCGAGATTTCCAGCCATACGTGTTGTTGTTTCCACACAGTGGTTAGTCGTCAAGCCTGTTATAACAATATTAGGGCAATTATTTTTCCTTAATATTTTTTCAAGGTTTGTACCAATAAACGCACTATTAACACTTTTGGTAATAACAATATCCTTTGGCTGTGGGTTAATCATTTCCTTGAATTCACTTGTTTCGCTTTTATAATAAAAAAGAGATTCTTTATTTTTTGACAAGTGTTTAACATAGATGACTAATCTTTGATTTAAATTCCAATACTCTATTAGCTTTTCGATATTTCTTTCAGCACATGGATTGTTTCTCTTTCCCCAACTGGAATCATCAAAAGCGCTTTGGACATCGATCACAATTAACGGGACGTTATCATGCAGCTTTATCAAAGTCATTACCTCCATAGATTTAATAACTTAATTGTAATAATTCACTTTCACTTTTTACATAGATTTATTATTGTATTTTTATTAAAATATTTAATAAATTAAGCTTTTTATAAGGTTACACTTTAAAAATGAAGGTGGCTTTAGAATGGATGAAATTGACAAGAGAATTTTGGTTGAATTGCAAGAGAATGCACGCATATCGGTGACAGAGCTAGGAAAAAAAATTGGGCTATCCACACCGGCAACAAATGAGAGGTTAAAAAGATTAGAGGAAAAGGAAGTTATTATAGGGTATCGAGCTGTTATTAACCCGGAAAAAATAAACAAGCATGTTATTGCTTTTATACTTTATGACACAAAGAAATGTAAGGAGTTTAGAGATTTTTGCATTGCCCATCCAAGTGTAATAGAGTGTCATAGGCTAGCTGGACAATTCAGTTATTTAGTAAAGGTTGTAACAGAAACAGTTCACACTCTTGAGGACTTTATAGACGATTCAATGGTTTATGGACAACCCTCTTCATTAATAAACCTTTCATCACCGGTAAAACATAAACCTATAGCTTAGTTTGCATTATTTCTTTCAGCTGCTGCACAGTACGATAGAAATATGTACTAACGGAGAAGGTGGTTATTCAACTTAAGGGTGCTTATATTCAAGATCAGCTGCCGAATTGGGCAGCTTTTTTTATTCAACAAAAGGGGCAGATTAATGAAATATAGATATACTCACTAATATACAAAATGTTACAATTATTGGTAGAGGAGAAAGAGTTGAGTATTTTTCTTTTTGCTGTTATTCACATATTGATAGGATTAGCCTTAATTTATTTTTATGGAAAATTGCCAAAGGCACTTACGGTATTTCTATCTGTGTTCTTTATTATTAGTTTTCTTTATTGGGGAACAATTTTAATAAATTCTTCGTTAAGCTAATGGGTGCTTATGTTCAAGAACAGCTGCTAATCAGGCAGCTTTTTTCTTATTCCATAAACGGGGCAGGTTAGTGAAACAAAAAGATGATAAAATTCCATCTTATATGTGGTATTTGACACATACTGTGAAAAAAATATGCTTTAAAAAGGAAAAAAGCGCCTAACAAGAGGCGCTTTATACATTAGCAATCCTTAGATTCATTGTAGTGTAGAGGAGGGGGGATTAACCATCCTTTTTCTTTGTTAAGCTTTAAGATTTTTAAACCGAATTGTGCCTTTGCCATATGAAACTGACCATACATCATGGCAATATCTTCTCGAATACTTTGACCCATTACTTGACTACATGTCACTAATCCAGCAGCTGTATCTTTTGAAATTGATGCGCTAATTTCTGGATCAGTAAATCTGGCTCCTACCGGGATACTTTCAAGATTTGCATTAGGGCGATCCGGTGGAGCAGGTGGTAGTCCAATTCCATTTGTTTTTAATAAGTCTTGCAATTGATTATTCTCGTTTTTTAAACCTTGTATCGCTTCTTCAATGAGTTTTTTTAAGTCTTGATCACCAGAATGGTTAAAAAAAGACTGATATCCTGCAATCATGCCGTTATTAGTCAAAAGATGAGTCCAAGTCGAAACTACCTCACCATAATGCATGGGTTCATCCTGGGGGTTACCACTTAATATTCCCATAACTACACTCCTTATCATTTTTTGAATATTCATATGTTACTCCTTTTAAGTAAAAATGAGTATAAGGATAGTATGTATTTGAATGCAGGAGGATATTCTCTGTAATGGAATTTTAATGTAAGGATATATATGACTGATTACCAGGGAAAACGGTTTATATTGCACAATTCGAACAGGTTATTAAAGTAAAGGGTGCTTACTAAAAGAACTAGCTGCCATCTTAGGCGGCTTTTCTTATTCCATAAAAGGGCAGGTTTCTTCAACAAGGGAGCGTTTTTTATGGAAAAATATGGGTGATCCTTTAATTGAGAAAACTGCTATTGGAGGTGATAAAAATTCCTAAGGTTGCAATGAAACGATGTTTTTTTGCATTAAGACTATTGGTTTTTATGATTCTCCTGGCATTTGTTATTTTTAATGGTTTAGAAACAGAAAGTTTTATCGCATTGTTGATAACACCTTTATTCTTCATAGGAAAGCCTTGGTACAGTTATTTTAGAAAAGACCAAAAGTAAATATGTTTAAGGTCATCGTTTTTATTTTATAGATAACGAATAGCTTGAGTTAAACTAGGGGTTGCTACGGCAGCCCTTTTTCTTATTCCACTAAGGGGTAGATTAGTTCAACAATTGATTGGGGTAATTTGGTAAAATGAATTTAAAAAGGAGGGTATAATGAAAAAGTTAAAATCTATTTCTATTTTAATTATAACATTTGTCGTACTTCTACTATCTGATGTTTATATCAACAAAGACGACGTTTCTACCAACGATGAC includes:
- a CDS encoding DUF1272 domain-containing protein; protein product: MALEMRKSCEACEQSSSIETIAYICTHECTFCEPCTENMNYICPNCGGELVRRPKPSGTCPITTSR
- a CDS encoding cysteine hydrolase family protein; the protein is MHDNVPLIVIDVQSAFDDSSWGKRNNPCAERNIEKLIEYWNLNQRLVIYVKHLSKNKESLFYYKSETSEFKEMINPQPKDIVITKSVNSAFIGTNLEKILRKNNCPNIVITGLTTNHCVETTTRMAGNLGFNPFLVSDATATFDRQSFNGKTFNAEKIHEMTLANLHEEFAIIKKTEEILAML
- a CDS encoding Lrp/AsnC family transcriptional regulator — protein: MDEIDKRILVELQENARISVTELGKKIGLSTPATNERLKRLEEKEVIIGYRAVINPEKINKHVIAFILYDTKKCKEFRDFCIAHPSVIECHRLAGQFSYLVKVVTETVHTLEDFIDDSMVYGQPSSLINLSSPVKHKPIA
- a CDS encoding DUF3231 family protein, yielding MNIQKMIRSVVMGILSGNPQDEPMHYGEVVSTWTHLLTNNGMIAGYQSFFNHSGDQDLKKLIEEAIQGLKNENNQLQDLLKTNGIGLPPAPPDRPNANLESIPVGARFTDPEISASISKDTAAGLVTCSQVMGQSIREDIAMMYGQFHMAKAQFGLKILKLNKEKGWLIPPPLHYNESKDC